From Punica granatum isolate Tunisia-2019 chromosome 1, ASM765513v2, whole genome shotgun sequence:
ttttcatggaaaaaTGCCTCGAGTTCGTATGAGGcccgaaagccggttttgctcgtttcaggtgactagagcgaagttaaccacTTTTGAgagcatatcttgtatttgCATTCCAAGTTGgacattttgacataaattatcagacaacgtgaacaattaacccttaagccggtgatgcaaatgtggagctggagatgtcctaggaggccaaaactggatttctcagattgttttttgagttgcttgggcgttCCGAAGATCACTgcaatctctgtttgtcgagattggacctctaaggatttgaaaagtgcatctgaggcCTTTAAAGCACTACTCgagaggtctagatgagttgtgtgattcattctgAAGATTctacattgagccttgggaaggctagcactgtgtaaggtaggcattcggcgtcaagtttcctcatagaggacctccggatatggatttccactgaaaatgaccttttatgctcctcggaggttatttgaaaaattgaaaagggttttgccgtttgttttgcccaattgcgtctgtccgctagagttttcagggcaatacAGGGTCAATTTCGTTTGCCATTATTCCGTCAGACCGGTCTCCAGCTGTGCATTttcgaagaagggtatgcttgttgtgtcgctcggaagtcatttgaagtgtcaatgtggcttccaagagacaatctaaAGCATtactcatgctctgtatgcttgtggggcatggccacatctgacatttggaattaacttttctctgagaaaccggcatttttggacttccactgaaaagttgtctgtatacaaaaagttgttctatatagagcagatgatttgcgaaatgcgtttgaagacacttttcatctgtttagcACTGATGTAGATTTTTGGAGTctaatattggctatcttccgatggtcgagcgaactattggAACATAAGATTGTCCACGTggtatactgaaaatgccggttttggatgttgttgagctctctagtcactctgttgccttttggtgaccaaTGGAGTCCTTTTATTGTATGCatatgtcatctgcttgattctgctgacttgaggatgaatagtgatttcttgctctgtcgagccgtTTTCCGTGATAATACTCAAGTCGTGACCTGGATCACTGTTGATACGCATTGTTTGActtgatgagccaaaatggggtgctgacagcttgcccctctttgactgcgtgcttgagtagaggatgcagccaaaggcTTTCAGAAGCACCCTAATTTGATAACAATGACCAACATGGAACTTTCGATGACAGTCTTCTCCCtattgctttggatatgtgggataTTGTGCCTAACATGAAGATAAAAGAAACGAGATGAGATGTGAATAAGCTTGGCAGCAAACAAGTAGAGTGCATGTGTAAAGGAAAGTGCTGAGTTGATGGAAAATGCATTGTTTAATCAAAAATGTAGTGTGCAAAGTCTAACGAAAAGTGTGGTGCTTGAGAAAAGAAtgcattgcttaaagaaaagtgtgtttgcttaatgaaaaaggtgcgcttgcttaaagaagGTGCATTTGCTTAATGACAGGTGCACGCTTAATGACAGGTGCacgcttaatgaaaagtgcatgcATAATGAAAGTGCTTGTATAATGAAAGTGCTTGCATGATGAATAGTGtttgcataatgaaaagtgtttgcataatgaaaagtgtggttgcaagaggcacgggcGCCTGCCTGGCGAGTTGTGGGATACATGAGCGCTTGCTtggcgggtttgcaatatgcacgggagCATTGCCCTGTGGATTGCGGGGTGCACGAGCACTTGCTCGGCGGTTTTTTTTGCAAGATGCACGGGCGCCTGCCCGATGAGCTGCATGATGCATTGCAtaatgagaaggtgcatgcttaatgaaaaggagATTGcctaatgaaaaggtgcatgcttaatgaaaagcgctcgcttaatgaaaaggtgcgtgtttaatgaaaagtgcttacttaatgaaaaggtgcgtgcttaatgaaaatgcttgCTTTATGAAAAGGTGtgtgcttaatgaaaaggtgcatgTTTAATGAAATGCGCTTGCTTAATGAAAGGTGCATacagaaagtaaatgcaaatgtTGGGGAGTTGCgcgaggtgtggaaggaatcattgtgcttcatCCATCCATAAGCACGCCTGTGTTGCAAACAATGCTATGACAACACGCTTCGTTGTTTGTCATATGCTTGTGATGCAACTGAGTGCATTGAGTCCTATCTTGAGGACGCTTCTTGGATTGAAGTTGTAGTTCTTGGCATAAagcagacatgcattcgtcaacGGAAGAGACCCATCGGGGTTTACATCCTGAGACCTGCATATGGGACTATGGGAGCTAACAATAGTCGTCAGTCCAACCATATAgtcataatgaagatgtgcaaAAGAGTCTAAGTAATAATGCTTcagggatttgaacttgatgaccattAAAAGGGGTGGCCGTGACCCGCAAGACTGTGatttaaaaggaaaagctTTTTGCAGAACGGGCATCACTCATGGAATTTAcataaaggtaaagggagggatttttgggatcctccagatCAAGGATACAATGATTCaactgcatgtcgaaacgtgtccaATGCCCGAAGAGTCAAGGAGATTTTGCTTGCGTCGAAGACTGCAAAACTACTACTcgttgtcgcttcacactgagtgtagctATTCTTTCATGGTCGAGCTGCCAAAGGTCCCCTAACTTTTACttaggtcgcaagacgcgtgatGACCTAACGGGGTCTTTTAtttgacatttctctcatttagagctcacctttagCTACGACAGCCCTGATcgggtctgatcgcacctctcggttcctctaacttttgcctagacctccctttgtgggttttcaacctagcgaggattttgcttcatgctctccttttgccacggttcctctttgcgggattttaaaccgtgcccttcattccctaatttttttgcctaggtcgcctcaaagaggttttcaacctagtgGGAAATtcgttctttttttctcaagAAAATTCTAGGAATAGGAAGAACAGAAGATGGATGTACAAGATAAAGAAAATTGCAGACAGGTGGAATTGCACGTGCATGCATCAGATAATAGCAGAATAACGGAAAACTGTCAaggatagtacttcttgagggcATTAGCATTGTCTGGGAACGCATTTTCGTTCCCATCCATGTCGTTAAGGATGATTGCTTCTCCATCGAAGACCTCTTTGACAATGAAAGGTCCTTCATATTTGTATCTGaatttgcccctggaatctaGGGCAATGTGCAAGACTATCCGTAAGACGAGGTCACCAGGGCTGAACTCGCGAAGACGgactttcttgttaaaagctctggccattctttgctgatagcattgaccgtggcaaagtgctctGAGCCGCTTCTCATCAgtgagattaagctgttcgTAGCACTGTTTTACCCATTATGCTTCCTTAAGCTTAAACTCGGCaagaaccctcatggagggaatctccacttcaactggaagaactgcttccatgccgtagaccaaagagtacggggttgccccagtagacgagcggatagaagtccgatacgccaagagcGCGAACggaagcatctcgtgccagtccttgtaattcaccgtcattttttcgataattttctttatgttcttattcgccgcctctaccgcaccattcatttgtggatGATACAGAGAGGAATTGCGATGTTGGATCTTGAACGGTGCAtagagctcgtcgatgagtttgttgttcaagttcttggcgttgtctgtgacgagtcgcagggaccccgtaccaCGCAATGATGTCACATTTGAGGATGCATGCCATggtctttgcagtgactgatgcaagggtgatagcttcgatccacttagtgaagtaatcgatagttACCGGTATGAACagatgtccattggatgctttagggttgataggaccaattacgtccatgccccacattgaaaagggccatggaGCTACCATTAGATgtagctcgttgggtggtgctctgatctgatttacGTAGACTTGGCACAAGTGACAATAACTGACATGCTTGatgcagtcagtctccatggtagaccaaAAGTAACCCAATCGCATGAGTTTCTTTGCTAGCACgagcccgttcatgtgaggtccgcagcttcgtgcacttcttccatgaggcgttgtgcctcgtttccgtcgacacaccgaagtagtgtggcgtcgaatgaacggcggtagcGAATCTTgccactcaggaaaaagtATGCTGCAATTCGTCAGAGAGTTCTCCGGTCATGACGATCGGTGAATGCCGGGAATTGACCAGTTTGCAGTAAATGCTTGATGTCTGCATACCAAGGTTTGCCATCGACAGCCTCGATCATGTCGCGGTGGGCAGGGCCCTTGGCAATCTCAAACTTGAgtggctcgatgagattcttctacgtaatgctcaccatggaagcGAGCGTTGCGAGTGCATTAGCAAACTGATTCTTCAGCATGGTGTGTATGTAAATAAGATatcctcgaagttctctgtcaactctttGAGGTACTCGTGATACGGCACCAGCttcggatctttcgtcttctaCTGCTTGAgcgtctgaaagattgtgagcatagagtcACCAAAACACTTCTAGCTCCTTGAATTTGAAGTCGATTGCCGCTTGCAAGCCAAGGATACACGCTTCGTATTCGGCTACGTTGTTGGTGTAGGAGAAATCAATCTTtgctgcaacagggaaatgacgcctCTCaagggatatcagcactgcacCAATACCAAACCCGGTGGAATTGAATGcgccgtcaaagtacatcttccatcctggATTCTTCTCCTCATCACTCACTTGGAGGACCTCTTCgtctggaaagtcagagttgatcGGTGTATCGTCATCAATCGGAAACTCTGTtagatgatctgcaattgcttggcccttcaccGATGTGCTCGACACatactcgatgtcgtactctGTCAGTTGACagcgccattttgctatgttcctcatggaggacggattGCCGAACAGGTAATTCAAGGGATCTATCGTTGACAGCAGGCGAatagtatggtagagagtgtattgctgGAGcttttgcatgacccacacgaGTGcacaacacattttctctatttcagggtagttggactccccttcagtgaacttcttgcttaaataatagattgctcgctctgcatgtgtggaatcgtccttttgtcCCAACATGCACCCGATGGATTGTTGGCGTACtgtcaggtacagaatgagaggatGATCCGGTCAAGGTGGGACCAACACCGGCGACTGAACCAAAtatgccttgactgtatcaaaagctttttgacactcatcatcccattcgaccgctgcatttttgcgaagtaGGCGGAAGAGCGGTTGGCACTTGTCcgtcaaatttgcaatgaaacacACAATGTcattcagccgtcctaggaaGTTCCTTACTTcacgcactgtcgatggagggggcagtTCCATGATCGCCTAGACCCTGTCGGGGTCGACCTCGATGCCCTTTTcgctgactacaaaccctaaCAGTTTCCCTAACTTGACACCAATGGTGCACTTCGCCGGGTTTAGTCGGAGCTTGTATTTCTTGAGACGATCGAATAGTCGCTTGAGATtgaccaaatgatcttctccttccttgGACTTAACAATCATGTCGTTGACGTagacctctatctctttatgcatcatatcATGAAAGAgtgtgaccattgcccgctgataagttgccccggcatttttgagaccgaaaggcatgaccttgtagtaGAATGTGCCCCACATCGTGTTGacgtcgttttgatcttatcctcctcagccatctgaatctgattgtatccaaaAAAGCCATCCATGACGGAGAATTGCGTGTGGCATgttgtattgtccaccaagtgtcacgacccgaaacttatagcagagtttcccctctattccttaatatccattgtcatatacgcaactcatatatgtGTAATCTGTTTTCCTAACTCCCAAcacattgaaccaacccagcaagctctatataacATATAACCTCCTAACTGATTCTGATATATGCAAAAAACCCTCAAAGCttactcagttgcaaccatcttgtaacacagactgaacgaaaagttttcatatctatatatagtatacttctataacacatccaacctttaactaactcggcatgctctacaagaatatataatcaatctaacggattctaatgtacatatatgctctcaatagtgtgttcagctacaaccataccactaaaccaactaacaaaagtttcaggtcgtaacaggattgtaacatttacgaacacttactacctatactatgggtgggcctacttgccaaaatcctttgtgctgatccccgttatccaaagtcctcctgtgcggctagtctagctcctagctcatctggaaaaatgtatgcagggggtgagctgcatctcagtgagtactatattccaacgtaa
This genomic window contains:
- the LOC116205177 gene encoding uncharacterized protein LOC116205177, with translation MCCALVWVMQKLQQYTLYHTIRLLSTIDPLNYLFGNPSSMRNIAKWRCQLTEYDIEYVSSTSVKGQAIADHLTEFPIDDDTPINSDFPDEEVLQVSDEEKNPGWKMYFDGAFNSTGFGIGAVLISLERRHFPVAAKIDFSYTNNVAEYEACILGLQAAIDFKFKELEVFW